One genomic segment of Bradyrhizobium prioriisuperbiae includes these proteins:
- a CDS encoding esterase-like activity of phytase family protein, producing the protein MIRKLLLTSTAVCLVHIFPAFAQQEFPAKLAGHAVLPAETFVAAPADAPVDLKTSGKYTTGKRVDDLGTVMGKSYERDTGVKLPFKGQPIQGHSGIKVMPDGSFWIITDNGMGAKANSPDSMLYLNHWTIDWANGDWKNLGTVFLHDPDKKVPFRIVHEGTDKRYLTGSDFDTEGFQIIGDTLWIGDEFGPYIIKADMTGKVQAVFETTADGKPVRSPDNYAAASPGAPGATYTNVNLRRSKGFEGFAASKDGKFLYGLLEGPLWDAEKKDWERLDGNEASRILEFDVAAQKFTGRFWYYRFEANGNAIGDFNMIDGTTGLVIERDNGEGTADKACAAGVRGPDCFGDLAKFKRVYKIELTDANAGQPVRKIGYIDLMKIQDPDKKARKPLTNGVLTFPFFTIENVDVVDATHIVVGNDNNLPFSSSREPNKADDNEMMLLEVGDLLKAK; encoded by the coding sequence ATGATCCGCAAGCTACTGCTGACGAGCACTGCCGTCTGTCTCGTCCACATCTTTCCCGCGTTCGCACAACAGGAGTTTCCCGCCAAGCTCGCCGGCCACGCCGTGCTGCCGGCGGAAACCTTCGTCGCGGCCCCGGCCGATGCGCCGGTCGATCTGAAGACATCGGGCAAATACACCACCGGCAAGCGCGTCGACGACCTCGGCACCGTGATGGGCAAGTCCTACGAGCGTGACACCGGGGTGAAGCTGCCCTTCAAGGGACAGCCGATCCAGGGCCATTCGGGCATCAAGGTGATGCCGGACGGCTCGTTCTGGATCATCACCGACAACGGCATGGGCGCCAAGGCCAACTCGCCGGACTCGATGCTGTATCTCAATCACTGGACCATCGACTGGGCCAACGGTGACTGGAAGAACCTCGGCACCGTGTTCCTGCACGATCCCGACAAGAAGGTGCCGTTCCGCATCGTCCATGAGGGCACCGATAAGCGCTATCTGACCGGTTCAGACTTCGACACCGAAGGCTTCCAGATCATCGGCGACACACTGTGGATCGGCGACGAGTTCGGTCCCTACATCATCAAAGCCGACATGACCGGCAAGGTGCAGGCGGTGTTCGAGACCACGGCCGACGGCAAGCCGGTGCGCTCGCCTGACAACTATGCCGCCGCCTCGCCTGGCGCGCCAGGCGCCACCTACACCAACGTCAACCTGCGCCGCTCCAAGGGCTTTGAAGGCTTTGCCGCCAGCAAGGATGGCAAGTTCCTCTACGGCCTGCTGGAAGGCCCGCTCTGGGATGCCGAGAAGAAAGACTGGGAACGGCTCGACGGCAACGAGGCGTCCCGCATCCTCGAGTTCGATGTCGCTGCGCAGAAATTCACCGGGCGGTTCTGGTACTACCGCTTCGAGGCCAACGGCAATGCGATCGGCGACTTCAACATGATCGACGGCACCACCGGCCTCGTGATCGAGCGCGACAACGGCGAAGGCACGGCGGACAAGGCTTGCGCCGCCGGCGTGCGTGGACCGGATTGCTTCGGCGATCTCGCCAAGTTCAAGCGCGTCTACAAGATCGAGCTGACCGATGCCAATGCCGGCCAGCCGGTGCGCAAGATCGGCTACATCGACCTGATGAAGATTCAGGACCCGGACAAGAAGGCCAGGAAGCCGCTGACCAACGGCGTGCTGACCTTCCCATTCTTCACCATCGAGAATGTCGACGTTGTCGATGCGACGCATATCGTGGTCGGTAACGACAACAACCTGCCGTTCTCCTCGAGCCGTGAGCCCAACAAGGCCGACGACAACGAGATGATGCTGCTTGAGGTCGGCGATCTGCTCAAGGCGAAGTAA
- a CDS encoding substrate-binding domain-containing protein → MKVKTIAANLACAALAVALLQGVAHAAEVKVMISGGLSAAYKELVPQFEKATGNTVVTAYGPSMGTTENAIPVRLARGEAADVLIMVGDALGKMIEQGKAMEGSRVDLVRSPIGMVVKTGAPKPDISTQDALKQTLLNAKSVAYSDSASGVYVGGELFEKLGIVEQMKGKAKMIPAEPVAAGVARGDSELGFQQISELLPVPGIDLVGPLPGAVQKITIFSAGIAAAAKEPAAGKALIAFLASPQAAPVLKKTGLDPFVAPEK, encoded by the coding sequence ATGAAAGTCAAAACCATTGCAGCGAATCTTGCCTGCGCCGCCCTCGCCGTCGCGTTGCTTCAGGGCGTGGCCCACGCAGCCGAGGTCAAGGTGATGATCTCCGGGGGCCTCTCCGCTGCCTACAAGGAGCTGGTGCCGCAGTTCGAAAAGGCGACCGGAAATACCGTCGTCACCGCCTATGGCCCCTCGATGGGCACCACGGAAAATGCGATTCCCGTGCGGCTTGCTCGCGGCGAAGCTGCCGACGTGCTGATCATGGTCGGTGACGCGCTCGGCAAGATGATCGAACAGGGCAAAGCGATGGAAGGCAGTCGCGTGGATCTCGTGCGTTCCCCCATCGGCATGGTGGTGAAAACGGGCGCGCCGAAGCCGGACATCAGCACGCAGGATGCGCTGAAGCAGACGCTGCTCAACGCCAAGTCGGTCGCCTACTCCGACAGCGCCAGTGGCGTCTATGTCGGTGGCGAACTGTTTGAGAAACTTGGCATCGTCGAGCAGATGAAGGGCAAGGCGAAGATGATTCCGGCTGAACCGGTGGCCGCAGGCGTCGCCCGGGGCGACAGCGAACTGGGTTTCCAGCAAATCAGCGAACTCCTGCCTGTGCCCGGCATCGACCTGGTCGGCCCGCTGCCGGGAGCTGTGCAGAAGATCACGATCTTTTCCGCCGGCATCGCAGCCGCGGCGAAGGAACCCGCAGCCGGCAAAGCGCTGATTGCCTTCCTCGCCTCGCCCCAGGCGGCCCCGGTGCTGAAGAAGACGGGGCTCGATCCGTTCGTCGCACCAGAGAAATAG
- a CDS encoding tripartite tricarboxylate transporter substrate binding protein: MKISTTAVLALLLAPAPLAAQDWPTKPVKIVVPFAPGSTPDMVGRVIAEDLQARHPGTSFIIENKPGASGNTGTDYVAKSEPDGATIGISLGGPLAINTLLFSKLPYDPAKDLAPITMLTALPSVLVVPSGLGVGTVRDFVALLKSDAGKISYGSIGAGSLSQLCMEAIGLKAGGGKMVHIPFGGSPQAVTAVIRSDVQAACLPAIAVTPQLASGAVKILAVTTAKRSPFLPDIPTLTESGIDVESDAWNALIAPAGTPPAIIARINAEVGDALRKPEVIEKLRTQLITPVPSTPEEVSARMAAEKKLWADVVKAADIKIN, translated from the coding sequence ATGAAAATATCCACGACTGCTGTCCTTGCCCTGCTGCTGGCCCCGGCGCCGCTGGCGGCGCAGGACTGGCCGACCAAACCGGTAAAGATCGTGGTGCCGTTCGCGCCGGGATCGACGCCCGACATGGTCGGCCGGGTGATCGCCGAGGACCTGCAGGCACGCCATCCGGGGACGAGCTTCATCATCGAAAACAAGCCCGGCGCCTCCGGCAACACCGGAACGGACTATGTCGCCAAATCCGAGCCGGACGGTGCGACGATCGGTATCAGCCTGGGCGGACCGCTCGCGATCAACACCCTGCTGTTTTCGAAACTGCCCTACGATCCGGCCAAGGATCTCGCGCCGATCACCATGCTGACCGCCCTGCCGAGCGTGCTGGTGGTGCCATCGGGCCTCGGTGTCGGCACGGTCAGGGATTTCGTGGCGCTGCTGAAGAGTGATGCCGGCAAGATCAGTTACGGCTCGATCGGCGCCGGCTCTCTGTCGCAACTCTGCATGGAAGCGATCGGACTGAAGGCCGGCGGGGGCAAAATGGTCCATATCCCGTTCGGCGGCTCGCCGCAGGCTGTCACTGCCGTGATCCGCAGCGATGTGCAGGCCGCCTGCCTGCCCGCCATCGCGGTGACACCGCAGCTCGCGTCGGGCGCAGTCAAAATCCTGGCGGTGACGACCGCCAAACGCTCGCCATTCCTGCCGGACATTCCGACGCTGACGGAAAGCGGTATCGACGTGGAATCGGATGCCTGGAACGCGCTGATTGCGCCGGCCGGCACACCGCCGGCGATCATTGCCAGGATCAACGCCGAGGTCGGCGACGCGCTGCGCAAGCCCGAAGTGATCGAAAAGCTGCGCACGCAGCTGATCACGCCGGTGCCTTCGACACCCGAAGAGGTGAGCGCACGCATGGCAGCGGAGAAAAAACTATGGGCCGATGTGGTCAAGGCCGCCGACATCAAGATCAACTGA
- a CDS encoding NnrU family protein, with product MGLVLLVVGLVLFLGVHTLTMHRDIRSAFIQSLGDGTYKILYSLISAMGIALIVWGFARYRADGWFNVWYPPVAMKHLAVALMLPAIIMVVASYLRGKIYTTLKHPMLAGFKLWAVAHLLANGDLGSIILFGSCLAWAVYDRISLKSRDDAGAPPIPVGGVTNDLIAMAVGIVVFLALGFAFHPVVIGVPVFGV from the coding sequence ATGGGCCTCGTGCTGCTCGTTGTGGGGCTGGTGCTGTTTCTCGGCGTTCACACGCTGACCATGCACCGCGATATTCGTTCGGCTTTCATCCAGTCGCTGGGCGACGGGACCTACAAAATTCTTTATTCGCTGATCTCTGCCATGGGGATTGCGTTGATTGTGTGGGGTTTCGCCCGGTACCGCGCTGATGGCTGGTTCAATGTCTGGTATCCGCCAGTTGCGATGAAGCACCTGGCCGTCGCGCTGATGCTGCCGGCGATCATCATGGTGGTGGCCTCATATCTGCGGGGAAAAATCTACACCACCCTGAAGCATCCGATGCTTGCTGGTTTCAAGCTCTGGGCGGTGGCGCACCTGCTGGCCAATGGCGATCTCGGATCGATCATCCTGTTTGGATCGTGCCTTGCCTGGGCGGTCTACGATCGGATCTCGCTGAAATCTCGCGACGACGCCGGCGCCCCGCCCATACCCGTCGGTGGTGTCACCAACGATCTGATCGCGATGGCTGTTGGTATCGTCGTCTTCCTCGCCCTCGGCTTCGCCTTCCATCCCGTGGTGATCGGCGTGCCCGTTTTTGGAGTTTGA
- the panB gene encoding 3-methyl-2-oxobutanoate hydroxymethyltransferase has product MSVQTAVKRKTAPDIRARKGGDPIVMLTSYHAHTATLVDRYCDVILVGDSLGNVMHGFETTVPVTLEMMILQGHAVMRGSKQSLVVVDMPFGSYEASKEQAFHSAARIMKETHCGAVKLEGGARMADTIAFLSERGVPVMAHIGLTPQSINTLGSFRAQGREEADWARIENDARAISEAGAFSVVVEAVAEPLARRITESISIPTIGIGASAACDGQVLVLEDMLGLSAKVPKFVKRYGNLAPAIEAAIEGYATEVRSRAFPGPEHVYGMKPKT; this is encoded by the coding sequence ATGTCCGTACAGACCGCTGTGAAGCGCAAGACGGCGCCGGATATCCGCGCCCGCAAGGGGGGCGATCCGATCGTGATGCTGACCTCGTATCATGCTCACACCGCGACGCTGGTCGACCGCTATTGCGACGTGATCCTGGTTGGCGATTCGCTCGGCAACGTCATGCACGGGTTTGAGACCACCGTGCCGGTCACGCTGGAAATGATGATCCTGCAGGGGCATGCGGTGATGCGCGGGTCGAAGCAGTCGCTGGTCGTGGTCGACATGCCGTTCGGCTCCTATGAGGCTTCGAAGGAGCAGGCGTTCCATTCCGCCGCCCGCATCATGAAGGAGACCCACTGCGGCGCCGTGAAGCTCGAGGGGGGCGCACGCATGGCCGACACCATCGCGTTCCTGTCGGAGCGCGGCGTGCCCGTGATGGCGCATATCGGCCTGACGCCGCAGTCCATCAACACCCTGGGCTCGTTCCGTGCCCAGGGCCGCGAGGAAGCCGACTGGGCTCGTATCGAGAACGATGCGCGAGCGATTTCGGAAGCCGGCGCGTTTTCGGTGGTGGTCGAGGCGGTGGCGGAGCCGCTGGCGCGGCGTATCACCGAAAGCATCAGCATTCCCACCATCGGCATCGGTGCCAGCGCGGCCTGCGACGGCCAGGTGCTGGTGCTGGAGGATATGCTCGGGCTGTCGGCCAAGGTGCCGAAGTTCGTCAAGCGCTACGGCAATCTCGCGCCGGCGATCGAAGCCGCCATCGAGGGGTATGCCACCGAGGTCCGCTCTCGCGCCTTTCCCGGACCGGAGCATGTCTACGGAATGAAGCCCAAAACCTGA
- a CDS encoding DUF3551 domain-containing protein — MRHLLFAAVLLTIPMLTLSAPARAIEYPWCSAESINCFYSSFEQCQAAISGLGLDCTRNPRLVAESSDTRADTDRPVRRSGRSRVAR, encoded by the coding sequence ATGCGCCATCTGCTCTTCGCCGCGGTCCTCCTGACGATACCCATGCTGACGCTCTCGGCCCCAGCACGGGCAATCGAATATCCGTGGTGTTCAGCGGAAAGCATCAACTGCTTCTATTCGAGCTTCGAGCAGTGCCAGGCGGCGATCTCCGGCCTGGGCCTGGATTGCACCCGCAACCCACGTTTAGTTGCGGAGAGCAGCGATACCCGCGCCGACACTGATCGCCCGGTGCGTCGCTCCGGCCGCAGCCGGGTGGCGCGATAA
- a CDS encoding tetratricopeptide repeat protein has product MSELFDEVDEELRREQLKKLWDRYSIFIIGAVVLIIAAVAGWRGYQYWEGKRAAEAGAAFEAAVTLAEQNKQTEAEAAFTKLAADAPAGYRTLARLRAASETASRDPQAAIKLFDAIAADGSVGQSEQDLAKTRSGLLLIDTAPYDEIRQRLEPVTAGGRAFRHTARDLLALSAWRANDVAAARQWVELIMNDAESPGSIRNRAEALQALLPPVAKS; this is encoded by the coding sequence GTGTCTGAGTTATTTGACGAAGTTGACGAGGAATTGCGCCGCGAGCAGCTCAAGAAGCTGTGGGATCGCTATTCCATCTTTATCATCGGGGCGGTGGTCCTGATCATTGCCGCCGTCGCCGGCTGGCGCGGCTATCAATATTGGGAAGGCAAGCGGGCCGCTGAGGCCGGCGCGGCCTTCGAGGCTGCCGTGACACTGGCGGAGCAGAACAAGCAAACCGAGGCCGAGGCGGCCTTCACCAAGCTGGCGGCCGACGCGCCGGCCGGTTATCGGACACTGGCACGCCTGCGCGCTGCGTCGGAGACAGCCTCGCGCGATCCGCAGGCGGCGATCAAACTGTTCGATGCCATCGCTGCTGACGGCAGCGTGGGGCAGTCGGAGCAGGACCTCGCCAAGACGCGGTCAGGTTTGCTGTTGATCGATACCGCGCCCTATGACGAGATTCGTCAGCGCCTGGAACCTGTGACCGCGGGCGGGCGTGCTTTCCGCCACACCGCACGGGATCTGCTGGCGCTGTCTGCCTGGCGTGCCAATGACGTGGCTGCGGCGCGGCAGTGGGTGGAGCTGATCATGAACGATGCGGAAAGCCCCGGCAGCATCCGCAACCGCGCGGAAGCGCTGCAGGCCTTGCTTCCGCCCGTCGCCAAAAGTTGA
- the der gene encoding ribosome biogenesis GTPase Der, whose amino-acid sequence MPFTFAIIGRPNVGKSTLFNRLVGQKIALVDDQPGVTRDRREGEGRLGDLEFTIIDTAGLDEGPRGSLTARMQEQTETAIGDADALLFVIDARLGLTPADRTFADLARRANKPVVLLANKSEGKHGELGAMESYALGLGDPVQISAEHGEGLSEFYDALRVLMPEPEQDDDGATDDVETWDSHANRPIRVAIVGRPNAGKSTLINHLLGEERLLTSDQAGTTRDSISVDLDWKGQRFRLFDTAGMRRRSRIEEKLEKLSVADSLRAIRFAEVVVLMMDAQNRFEEQDLRIADLIEREGRALVIAVNKSDLLGKQANLISSLRQDADHLLPQVRGVPVIPVSGLMGEGIDKLMKAIEDAYAIWNRRTSTSTLNRWFEEATSANPPPAVSGRRLRLNYVTQAKARPPSFVVFCSRADAVPESYLRYLTNSMRTAFDLPGTPIRITLREKANPFAHKAKRKS is encoded by the coding sequence ATGCCTTTTACGTTTGCGATCATCGGCCGGCCCAATGTCGGCAAATCGACCCTGTTCAACCGTCTGGTCGGGCAGAAGATCGCGCTGGTCGACGATCAGCCGGGGGTGACGCGCGATCGTCGCGAGGGTGAGGGCCGGCTCGGCGACCTCGAATTCACCATCATCGACACCGCTGGCCTCGATGAGGGGCCGCGTGGCTCACTGACAGCGCGGATGCAGGAGCAAACCGAGACCGCGATCGGCGACGCCGATGCCCTGCTATTCGTGATCGATGCCCGCCTGGGACTGACGCCCGCCGATCGCACCTTTGCCGACCTGGCGCGGCGCGCCAACAAGCCCGTGGTCCTCTTGGCCAACAAGAGCGAAGGCAAGCACGGCGAACTGGGGGCGATGGAATCCTACGCGCTCGGGCTCGGCGATCCCGTGCAGATTTCGGCGGAGCACGGCGAAGGTCTGAGCGAATTTTACGACGCGCTGCGGGTGCTGATGCCTGAGCCGGAGCAGGATGACGACGGCGCCACAGATGATGTGGAGACCTGGGACTCCCATGCCAATCGTCCGATCCGGGTGGCCATTGTCGGCCGGCCCAATGCCGGGAAGTCGACGCTCATCAATCACCTGCTCGGCGAAGAGCGGCTATTGACCAGCGATCAGGCCGGCACCACCCGCGATTCCATCTCGGTCGACCTGGACTGGAAGGGACAGCGTTTTCGCCTGTTCGACACCGCCGGAATGCGACGGCGCTCGCGGATCGAGGAGAAGCTGGAAAAACTGTCGGTCGCCGATTCGCTCCGCGCCATTCGTTTCGCCGAAGTCGTGGTGTTGATGATGGATGCGCAGAACCGGTTCGAGGAACAGGACCTGCGGATCGCGGATCTGATCGAGCGCGAAGGGCGCGCGCTGGTGATTGCGGTCAACAAGTCGGATCTGCTCGGCAAGCAGGCCAATCTGATCTCGTCGCTGCGGCAGGATGCCGATCATCTGCTGCCCCAGGTCAGAGGCGTGCCGGTCATTCCCGTCTCGGGACTGATGGGCGAGGGCATCGACAAGCTGATGAAGGCAATCGAGGACGCTTACGCGATCTGGAACCGCCGCACCTCCACCAGCACGCTCAATCGCTGGTTTGAGGAGGCGACATCGGCCAATCCGCCGCCCGCGGTATCCGGCCGACGGCTGAGGCTGAATTACGTGACCCAGGCCAAGGCGCGGCCGCCGAGCTTTGTGGTGTTCTGCTCGCGCGCCGACGCGGTGCCCGAGTCTTATCTGCGCTATCTCACCAACAGCATGCGAACTGCGTTCGATCTGCCGGGAACACCGATCCGCATTACACTACGCGAAAAGGCCAACCCGTTCGCCCACAAGGCCAAGCGCAAGTCCTGA
- a CDS encoding PilZ domain-containing protein, whose amino-acid sequence MALLFGRKSRSVRRRVNQDAWMSLEGDFAARKCTVVDISENGAKLKIEDPQFIRPQFRLKFSRTDHGRRCKVAWRKGLLLGVEFL is encoded by the coding sequence ATGGCGTTGTTGTTCGGAAGAAAATCACGTTCGGTTCGGCGCAGGGTCAACCAGGACGCCTGGATGTCCCTTGAAGGCGATTTTGCGGCCCGCAAATGCACTGTGGTCGATATCTCCGAGAACGGCGCCAAACTGAAAATTGAGGATCCGCAGTTCATCCGACCGCAATTCCGGCTGAAGTTTTCGCGAACCGACCATGGTCGCCGCTGCAAGGTGGCCTGGCGCAAGGGCCTCCTGCTCGGCGTCGAATTTCTTTAA
- a CDS encoding DUF2147 domain-containing protein, translated as MTRQILFGLALSAMAMSPAFAADVSGTWLRDTGASRVKFAPCGGAICGNLVWLKPGVETPAKVGQRIFFDMKPSGADSWSGNAFNPEDGKTYSGKMSLSGDTLTTSGCVMGGMICKSTTWTRVN; from the coding sequence ATGACCCGACAGATCCTTTTCGGCCTCGCTCTCAGCGCAATGGCGATGTCCCCAGCCTTCGCCGCGGACGTTTCCGGCACCTGGCTGCGCGACACCGGTGCGTCGCGGGTCAAGTTCGCGCCCTGCGGCGGCGCGATCTGCGGAAATCTGGTGTGGCTGAAACCCGGCGTCGAAACACCCGCCAAGGTCGGGCAACGGATCTTCTTCGACATGAAGCCGAGCGGCGCGGATTCCTGGAGCGGCAACGCCTTCAATCCGGAGGACGGTAAAACCTATTCCGGCAAGATGTCGCTGTCAGGCGATACACTGACGACATCCGGCTGCGTGATGGGCGGCATGATCTGCAAATCGACCACCTGGACGCGGGTGAACTGA
- a CDS encoding SDR family NAD(P)-dependent oxidoreductase, producing the protein MAKPLQDRIALITGASRGIGHATARALARAGAHIVAVARTVGGLEELDDEIRKDGGSATLVPLNMTDTDGIARLGAALNERHGKLDILIGNAGILGPSSPLGHIDLKGWNEVMAINVTANFQLVRCMEPLLKQSDAGRAVFVTSGAANKARAYLGPYATSKAAVETLARVWANEVASTLLRVNLFNPGPIRTRMRAGLMPGEDPMTLDTPEQVAEFIVPMCLPSWTDNGKFYDYPARTILDFRAPAHP; encoded by the coding sequence ATGGCAAAACCGCTTCAGGATCGCATCGCTCTGATCACAGGCGCCTCGCGTGGGATCGGCCATGCCACCGCCCGCGCCCTGGCGCGAGCCGGGGCACATATCGTAGCGGTTGCCCGGACCGTCGGCGGGCTGGAAGAACTCGACGACGAGATCCGCAAGGACGGCGGCAGTGCGACACTAGTCCCGCTCAATATGACGGATACCGACGGCATCGCCCGGCTCGGCGCGGCGCTGAACGAGCGCCATGGTAAGCTCGACATCCTCATCGGCAATGCGGGCATCCTGGGTCCGTCCTCGCCGCTCGGCCACATCGACCTCAAGGGCTGGAACGAGGTGATGGCGATCAACGTCACCGCGAACTTCCAGCTAGTCCGCTGCATGGAGCCGCTACTGAAGCAATCCGATGCCGGACGCGCCGTGTTCGTCACCTCGGGCGCGGCCAACAAAGCGCGCGCCTATCTCGGTCCCTACGCCACCTCGAAAGCTGCCGTCGAAACCCTGGCACGGGTCTGGGCCAACGAAGTGGCGTCGACACTGCTCCGCGTCAATCTGTTCAACCCAGGACCGATCCGCACCCGGATGCGCGCCGGCCTCATGCCCGGCGAAGATCCGATGACCCTCGACACGCCGGAGCAGGTCGCCGAATTCATTGTGCCGATGTGCCTGCCCTCATGGACCGACAACGGCAAGTTCTACGACTATCCGGCCCGCACCATCCTGGATTTTCGCGCGCCCGCTCACCCCTGA
- the purF gene encoding amidophosphoribosyltransferase produces MDEMQGPSSDSHLKGRNRPDLHQADLQTDLIDKDLDGDTLREECGVFGIFGHPDAAAITALGLHALQHRGQEAAGIVAFDGTRFHSERRLGLVGDTFSRREVIERLPGTSAVGHVRYSTTGETILRNVQPLFAELNAGGFAVGHNGNLTNGLTLRRELVRAGAMMQSTTDTEVILHLVAQSKRNHFIDRFIESLRAIEGAYSLVALTNKKLVGARDPLGIRPLVLGELDGCPILASETCALDIIGAKYIRDIENGEVIVFDEKGVQSHKPFPPQAARPCMFEYIYFSRPDSIVGGRSVYDVRKSIGAELARESHIDCDVIVPVPDSGVPAAIGYSQHSGVPFELGIIRNHYVGRTFIQPTQSIRELGVRMKHSANRAAIEGKRIILIDDSLVRGTTSKKIVKMMRDAGAREVHFRIASPPITHPDYYGIDMPDRANLLAATHTIEEMRELIGCDTLAFLSVDGLYRAMGEPGRDPAHPKFTDHYFTGDYPTPLTDQNQTEPTPRQLSLLAEAS; encoded by the coding sequence ATGGACGAGATGCAGGGCCCTTCCAGCGACTCCCACCTGAAAGGCCGCAACAGGCCCGATCTTCACCAAGCCGACCTGCAGACCGATCTCATCGACAAGGATCTTGATGGCGACACGCTCCGCGAAGAATGCGGGGTGTTTGGCATTTTCGGGCATCCGGATGCCGCTGCAATCACCGCGCTGGGCCTTCACGCGCTCCAGCACCGCGGCCAGGAAGCTGCAGGCATCGTGGCATTCGACGGCACACGCTTTCATTCCGAGCGCCGGCTCGGCCTGGTCGGCGATACGTTTTCCCGCCGCGAAGTCATCGAGCGCTTGCCCGGCACGTCCGCCGTCGGCCATGTGCGTTATTCCACCACCGGTGAAACCATCCTGCGCAATGTACAGCCGCTGTTCGCCGAACTGAATGCTGGCGGTTTCGCCGTTGGACACAATGGCAACCTCACAAATGGCCTGACGCTGCGCCGCGAACTGGTGCGCGCCGGTGCCATGATGCAGTCGACAACCGACACCGAGGTGATCCTGCATCTGGTGGCACAGTCCAAGCGAAATCATTTCATCGATCGTTTCATCGAGTCGCTGCGCGCCATCGAAGGCGCCTACTCCCTGGTGGCGCTGACCAACAAGAAGCTGGTCGGCGCGCGCGACCCGCTTGGCATCCGTCCGCTGGTGCTGGGTGAGCTCGACGGCTGTCCTATCCTCGCCTCGGAAACCTGCGCACTCGACATTATCGGTGCCAAGTACATCCGCGACATCGAAAACGGCGAAGTGATCGTGTTCGACGAGAAGGGCGTGCAGAGCCACAAGCCATTCCCGCCGCAGGCGGCCCGCCCCTGCATGTTCGAGTACATTTATTTCTCGCGCCCGGATTCGATCGTCGGTGGCCGCTCGGTCTACGACGTGCGCAAATCGATCGGCGCCGAGCTCGCGCGCGAAAGCCACATCGATTGCGACGTCATCGTCCCGGTGCCGGACTCCGGCGTGCCGGCAGCGATCGGCTACAGCCAGCATTCCGGGGTGCCGTTTGAACTCGGCATCATCCGCAACCACTATGTCGGGCGTACTTTCATTCAGCCGACCCAGAGCATCCGCGAACTGGGCGTACGGATGAAGCACTCCGCCAATCGCGCAGCGATCGAAGGCAAGCGCATCATCCTGATCGACGACTCGCTGGTGCGCGGCACCACATCGAAGAAAATCGTGAAGATGATGCGCGACGCCGGCGCCCGTGAAGTGCACTTCCGCATCGCCTCGCCGCCGATCACGCACCCGGACTATTACGGCATCGACATGCCGGACCGCGCCAACCTGCTGGCGGCCACCCACACCATCGAAGAAATGCGCGAGTTGATCGGCTGCGACACCCTGGCCTTCCTCTCGGTCGACGGCCTGTACCGCGCCATGGGCGAGCCCGGCCGCGACCCGGCGCACCCGAAGTTCACCGATCATTATTTCACCGGCGATTATCCGACACCGCTGACCGACCAGAACCAGACCGAGCCGACCCCACGGCAGCTGTCGCTGCTGGCGGAAGCGAGCTGA
- a CDS encoding CvpA family protein — MPITLLDIIVLAVMLLSGLLAMIRGFMREILSIAAWGAAAVTTLYTFNKLLPTAKTYFNNDTVATIAVIAGVFIGTLIVVSIITVRISDMILDSRIGALDRTLGFLFGLARGLLIIVVAFLFFAWLVPEKQQPDWVRSAKSRTVLEGAGEWVKSLLPDDPENTILKRFKKKTDDDQQTDAAPDPKSDPKSTGAADGGYAKSARDGLKQLIDGKAAGR; from the coding sequence ATGCCGATAACGCTTCTCGATATTATTGTGCTCGCCGTGATGCTGTTGTCGGGCCTGCTGGCGATGATTCGCGGTTTCATGCGCGAAATCCTCTCCATCGCAGCCTGGGGCGCGGCTGCCGTGACCACGCTCTACACCTTCAACAAGCTGCTCCCCACCGCCAAGACCTATTTCAATAACGATACGGTCGCGACCATTGCCGTGATCGCCGGCGTGTTCATAGGCACCCTGATCGTGGTGTCGATCATCACGGTCCGCATCTCCGACATGATCCTGGATTCGCGAATCGGCGCCCTGGACCGCACCCTCGGCTTCCTGTTCGGTCTGGCTCGCGGCCTGTTGATTATCGTGGTGGCGTTCCTGTTTTTCGCATGGCTGGTTCCCGAAAAGCAGCAGCCGGACTGGGTCCGGTCAGCAAAGTCACGGACGGTCCTGGAGGGCGCTGGGGAATGGGTAAAGTCGCTCTTGCCGGATGACCCTGAAAACACCATCTTGAAGAGGTTCAAGAAGAAAACGGACGACGATCAGCAGACCGATGCTGCTCCCGATCCCAAATCGGACCCGAAGTCCACCGGTGCAGCAGACGGTGGCTACGCGAAATCTGCCCGCGACGGGCTCAAACAGTTAATCGACGGCAAAGCTGCTGGACGCTAG